In the genome of Streptomyces aquilus, the window CAGGAGGGGTCCTGGTCATGGAGGGTCCGCGCGCGCGTGATCAACGCGTGTAGTCAAGTGACGTCATTTGACTAGAGGTTCAGAAGAAAAGACAGACCTTGACCTGAGCAGGACAATTGCGCTATGCGGAGTTGGTGTCCGCTTTACGAACACCTCGTGTACCGGTCAACCGGCGCTCGACGCCGTCCACTGGATGGACGGCATGACTCCGTGCGCCCCCCGTGCACCGGTACTGTTGGTTAGGTCACGCTTACTGTTCGTTCCGCTCGGGCATGCACGCGAATAGAGTCGGTTGGCGGAACGTTCGAAATTCGGCGGAAAGCCAGGCCGACACCCCCGTGGACCCCCACTTCCGAGGACACGATTGCCATGCCTCGTCCGACTGCCGCACAGCTCGCCTACGGTTCGTTCACCGTGATCTTCTCGACGCTCGCCATGCTGCTGCTGTCACAGACGAGTTCGGGGCTCGGGATCGCGGTCATCGCCGTCTCGGCGCTCGCGCTCGGGCTCCTCGTCGCCATGACGGTGCCGATCCCCAAGTCGCGTGTGGTCGCGGTGCAGAAGCCCGCCGAGGTCGCCGCGGCGGCCCCCGCGACGGCCGAGGAGCCCGTGGCCGCGGTGGCCACGAGCTCCCGGAAAGCTGCCTGAACCCGGCGTACGGCGGTGACGGTGGCGGTCAGCCGGTGCTGACCACCACCGTCTTCGCCGCTTTGTCGTGCAGCCCCTGCTTGTAGGGCTTGTCGAAGAAGCTCCAGCCGCCCGAGATCGCGGTCCAGACGCAGGCGCAGCAGAACGCGAACGGGATCCACAGCACCAGGGAGCGGACCAGGACGGTCTGCACGGAGGGCGTGGAGCCGTTCTCCAGGTTCGCCACCCGCATCTTCAGCCACTTCTTGCCGAGCGTCTGACCCGACTTGGTGATCATGAAGGTGTCGTAGCCGATGTAGAGCAGGGCGGCGACCAGCGACTGCGCGAAGGACTTGCCGTACTCCACCTTGTCGGCGTTCACGTCGTACTCGTTGACCCCGAAACCCCAGGTGAGCAGGGCGACGACGATCCCGACCAGGATCATGTCGATGATCCGCGCGAGCGTGCGCCGGCCGCTGTCGGCGAGCGGGGGCATGCCGGCGAGGGGGTCGGCGGGATAGCCGCCACCGCCGTAGGGGCTGCCTCCGCCGTACGGATCACCTCCGTACGGCGGGGGCTGACTGCCGTACGGCGAACCGGAGTCGCCCGACGGCGGGGGCTGCTTCCTGAACGGGTCGTCTTCCGGCGGCTGCTGACCGGAGCCGGGGGGCGGTTCGCTGCTCATGGCCCGAGTCGACCGCGAACCCCCGGGCTCCGCATCCGGCGAGCGGCCGTCCGGAGTACGGAATCGGCTGCTCCGTCTGTCGTATGCGACTATCCGGCTACGAACGTATGTGCGGCCTTGTCGTGCCAGCACTGGCGCCACGGCTTGTCGAACAGGCCCCATACGACGCCCACGACACCGATCGCGAGCAGGCCGGGGACGCTGTAGACCAGCCAGCGGCGCAGGGCCGCGCCGAAGGACGGGGGTTCGCCGCCCTCGATGTCCCGCACCTCCAGGCCGAGCAGCTTCTTGCCGAGGGTGCGGCCCCACTTGGCGGTGGGCAGCGCCTCGTAGAGCACGCCGAAGAGGAGCAGGACGGCGAGGATGACGCCGAGATACGTCGACGTCGTGCCGTCCAGCAGCCAGACGGTGACGGTCTCGCCGCTGAGCTTCGCCGCGTCGATCTTCTCGTCGACGTGGTCGAGGGCCTTGGTGCCGAGCGGTACGGCCGCGACAGCGGTGACGCCGAGCACCACGACGGTGTCCAGCAGCCGCGCCGCCAGCCGCTTGCCGAGGCCGGCCGGACGGGCGGAGGCCTGACGCCGGGCGGCGGCCTGGAAGATGTCGTCGACGGGCGGCTTCCAGGGCACGACGGGCTGGTCCTCCCCCGACGCCCCGGCCAGCCGATGCACCTGCTGCGCCCAGGAGGGCTGCCCACCGCCGGGGCCGCTGCTCATAGGGGCGGAGGCGGGGGTGGGCTGCTGCGGGACGGAGGGCGCGGCGGGGGCGGCGGCACCGGCGGCCGGGGTGGGCTGCTGGGGGCCGGAGAGGGCGGTCGGGGCGGCGGAGGCGGGGGCTTGAGCAGCGGCACCTGCCTGCGCCTGCGAGGCGGCGGCCCGCTCGGCAGCGGCCTTGCCGGCGCCGAAGCCGGGGGTGTTGGGGGCGGGGGCGCCGGAAGCTGAGATGCCGGGGCCGGTGAAGGCGGGGGTGCCGGACGCCGGGGCGCCGGGACCACCGGAGGCTGAGGCGCCGGACGTGGAGGCGCCGGGGCCCGTGAAAGCGGGGCCGCCGGAGCCGGAAGAGCCCGGGGTGCCGGACGCTGAGGCGCCGGGACCACCGGAGGCGGGGGCGCCCGACGTGGAGGCGCCGGGGCCCGTGAAAGCGGGGCCGCCGGTGCCGGAGGGGCCCGGGGTGCCGAACGTGCCCGCCGTCGGACCGGCCCCGTGTGCGCCGCCCGTGCTCCCTCCCTGCGCCCCGCCCTGCTGGGCCGTGCGCGGGGGGACCGCCCGGAAGGTCATGGTCCCCTCGTCACCCACGGGGCCACCGGGGCCGGGGACACCGGGAGTCGCGGCGCCGAAGGCCGGTCCACCGGACGCGCCCGCGCCGCCCTGCCCGGAATCCCCCTGCTGTCCCGTCGTAGGCCTGCGGAACACGAACGTGTTGCCCGACGGGACGTCAGAGGCGTCCTGGGCGGGCGGGATCGTTGCCGTGCCGTCCGTGCTGGACGTCTCGGACGGGACGCGGGGGTCGGGGCCGGTCGGTGCTCCCCAGGAGACGCGGCGGTCCTGGTCGCCGCCGAAGCCGGACTGGTGTCCCCGGTCGGCGCCCCAGGCCGACGCGGGCTCGGGACGGCTGCCGTGCTGCGCGTCGGACGGGGAGGCCTGCGGCCGCGGGTCCTCGTCGAAGAAGTGCGGGCCCGTCTCCTCCACGGGCGGCACCGCGCCCCCCGTACCCGAACCCGTACCCGAACCCGGCGGTGTCGGCGGGGTGCCGTCCGTCGGGGCCGGGCGGCTGGTGCCCGGGACCCAGGCGGCGCCGTTCCAATAGCGGACGTAGCCGGGGATGGACGGGTCCGGGTAGTAGCCCTCGCGGGGCCTGTCGTCACCGGGGGCCGGGGTTGGGGCGCTCATGTCCGTCGTCCCGTATCTGCTCGGGGGTGAATAGAGGGGGCTCCACATCTATCAGACCGGCGCAACCCTCCACCGCCAGTCCCACCGGACCCATACGTTCGAGGGTCCGGAAAAAAAGTTCTCCGAACCCGCGTAATGCTTCCGCCCCCTCCCCGCTCTCCACCCGTGCGGGCCCACCACAGGGCCGCGCACGAGCGGAGAGGAACGACCGACATGCACTACACCGTGGTGGAACGCGAGCTGGAGCTCAAACTCATCCTGTCACCGGAGCGCAGCATCCCGGTGCCGGCCCGGCTGAGCTACCGCACCGACGATCCGTACGCCGTCCACGTCACCTTCCACATCAACTCCGACCACCCGGTGAACTGGACGTTCTCCCGCGAGCTGCTGGTGGAGGGGGTGTTCCGGCCGTGCGGGCACGGTGACGTGCGGGTGTGGCCGACGAAGGCGGAGGGCCGCAGCGTCGTCCTGATGGCGCTGAGTTCACCTGATGGGGACGCGCTGCTGGAGGCGCCCAGCGCCCAGGTGTCCGCCTGGCTGGAGCGGACGCTGCGGGTGGTGCCCCCGGGGACTGAGGGCGAGCAGCTGGGGATCGACGACGCGCTCGACCAGCTGCTCGCCCAGTGAGCCGGCATCGCGAAGGGTCAGAACAGCTTGCCCGGGTTGAGGAGGCCCAACGGATCGAAGACCTGCTTGATCTGCCGCTGCATCTCCACCCCGACGGGCCCGAGCTCGCGCGCCAGCCACTCCTTCTTCAGCACGCCCACCCCGTGCTCGCCGGTGATCGTGCCGCCGAGCTCCAGGCCGAGGGCCATGATCTCGTCGAAGGACTCGCGGGCGCGCCGGGACTCGTCGGGGTCGGCGGCGTCGAAGCAGACGGTGGGGTGGGTGTTGCCGTCGCCGGCGTGGGCGCAGACCCCGATGGTGAGGTCGTACTTCCCGGCGATCCGCTCGACCCCTTCGAGCATGTCGGCGAGCCGGGAGCGGGGCACGCACACGTCGTCGATCATCGTCGTGCCCTTGACCGCTTCCAGCGCGGTCAGCGAGAGCCGCCGGGCCTGGAGGAGGAGCTCGGACTCGGCGGCGTCGTCGGCCGGGACGACCTGGGTGGCGCCGGCGGCCTCGCACAGGGCGCCGACGGCGGCGAGGTCGGCGGCCGGGTCCGGGGTGTCGAAGGCGGCGAGCAGCAGGGCCTCGGTGGTCTCCGGGAGCCCCATGTGGGCGATGGCGTTGACGGCCTTGACGGTCGTACGGTCCATCAGTTCGAGGAGGGACGGGACGTGCCCGCCCGCCATGATCCGGCACACGGCGTCGCAGGCCGCGGCGGCGGAGGCGAACTCGGCGGCCAGCACCAGCTGCTGCGGCGGCTGGGGCCGGAGGGCGAGGATCGCCTTGACGACGATGCCGAGGGAGCCCTCGGAGCCGACGAACAGGCGGGTGAGGTCGTAGCCGGCGACGCCCTTGGCGGTGCGCTTGCCGGTGGACATCAGGCGGCCGTCGGCGAGGACGACGTCGAGGCCGAGGACGTACTCGGCCGTCACCCCGTACTTCACGCAGCACAGGCCGCCGGAGGCGGTGCCGATGTTGCCGCCGATGGTGCACATCTCCCAGCTGGAGGGGTCCGGCGGGTAGTAGAGGCCGTGTTCGTTGACCGCGCGGGAGAGGGTCGCGTTGATGACGCCCGGCTCGACGACGGCGATGCGCTCGACCGGGTCGATCTCCAGGATGCGGTCCATCCTGGTCAGGGACAGCACGATGCAGTCGTCGGTGGCGTTGGCGCCGCCGGACAGCCCGGTGCGGGCGCCCTGCGGGACGACCGGGACGCGCAGTTCCGTGGCGACGCGCATGACGTGCTGGACCTGCTCGACCGTGCGCGGCAGGACGACGACGGCGGGAGCGCCGGCCGGGCAGAAGCTGGCCATGTCGTTGGCGTAGGAGGCCGTGACGTCGGGGTCGGTCAGGACGGCCTCGGCGGGCAGGCCGGCCAGGAGCCGGTCGACGAGGTTTCCGGTGACTTCGTCTCGTGGCGCTTCGATACGGCTCATGATCACAGCGTCGCACCCGGGGCCATCGGTGTGAACCCCGTCCGCACCGGCCTTCGCATACGGGGATGTGGTCGTCGTACTGACGCACAGTGAGCGCCATGGAGAACCAAGAGGAGGCCCGGCGGGGCGGACGCGTCGGCCGCTGGGGACTGGTCGCCGCCCTCGCCGGGTGTCTGGTGCTCGGCGGGACGCTGATGGTGGTGCCGGTGCAGCGGACGGGCCCGCGGGCGGCCGTGCCGCCGGCGCCGGGCGCGCAGGCGCTCACGGCGGTGTCGGCGGGGGTGCCGGCCGCGCTGCCGGACCTCGCGGTGCTGATCGGTGAGCGGGAGACGCATCTGCGGAGGAACCCGCGGGACGCCGAGTCGTGGGCGCTGCTCGGGGCGGCGTACGTCGAGCAGGGGCGGCGGACGGCGCAGTCGGCGTACTACCCGAAGGCCGACCGGGCGCTGCGGACCTCGCTGCGGGTGGAGAGGAGCGCCGCCGCCTACGACGGAATGGCGGCGCTGGCGAACGCGCGGCGGGACTTCCGGGCGGCGCGGACGTGGGGTGAGGCCGCGCGGAAGCTGGACGCGAAGCGCTGGACGACGTATCCGCTGCTGATCGACGCCTACACCGGGCTCGGCGACTGGAAGGCCGCGGGGCGGGCGCTGGAGCGGCTCCAGGAACTGCGGGGCGGGCCGGCGGTGATGGCGAGGGCCGGGGCGGTGTACCGGGACCGGGGCTGGCGTGAGGACGCGATGGCGCAGCTCTCCGACGCGGCGGCGGGCGCGAAGGCGCCGGCCGAGCGGGCGGCGTACCTGGAGCGGGTGGGGCAGCTGGCCTGGGAGCGCGGGGAACGGGAGGTCGCCCTGCGGAACTTCCGGGAGGCGGTGCGCTTCGACCCCGACCTGCGGGCCGCGCAGGCCGGGCAGGGGCGGGCGCTGGCGGCGCTGGGGCGGACGTCGGAGGCGCTGAGCGCGTACCGGTTGGCGCTGACCAACCAGCCGAGCCCGCAATACGCCTTGGAACTGGGTGAGTTGTACGAGTCGCTGGGGCTGCGGCAGGCGGCGCGGGCGCAGTACGACCTGCTGCGGGCGCGGGTGCGCAGCGCCGCCGCGGGCGGGGCCGACGAGGAACTCGTGCTCGGGGTGTTCGAGGCCGACCACGGTGATCCCGCGTCCGCTGTACGGCGGTTGCGGGCGGAGTGGCGGCGCCAGCCGGGGATCGCGGTGGCCGACGCACTGGGGTGGGCGCTGCACCGGGCCGGGGAGGACGAGGAGGCACTGCGGTACGCGGTGCGGGCGACGGACAAGGTGCACGGGGGCGGCGTCCGCAGTGCGCTGTACGCCTTCCATCGAGGCATGATCGAGCGGGAGTTGGAGCAGCAGGGGCCCGCGCGACGGCATCTTCAGGAGGCGCTGCGGATCAACCCGTACTTCTCGCCGCTCCATGTGCGCGCGGCTCGGGAGGCGTTGACGGAGCTGGGCGCCGAACCGTCCTCGGAGGTACCGGAGTCGGTCACAGGGCAGCCGTGCCGATCAGCGCGTTGCGCGTGACCAACGCCGCCAGCTCCTCCTCCGCCAGCCCCTCCGTACCCTCCGGCCTGCGCGGCAGGACCATGTAGCGGCTCTCGGCGCTGGAGTCCCACACCGTGACGGCGACGGTGTCGGGCAGCTCCAGGCCGAACTCCCGCAGCACGGACCGGGGTTCGCGGACCACCCGGGAGCGGTACGCCTCGGACTTGTACCAGCTGGGCGACGGACCGAGCAGGCGCAGCGGGTAGCAGGAGCAGAGGGTGCAGACGACGACGTTGTGCGTGTCGGCGGTGTTCTCGACGACGCGCAGGCGCTGGTACGAGCCTTCCATGTAGCCGAGTTCCCGCACGGCGGCCGTGCCGTCGGCGAGGAGGCGGGACCTGAAGGCCTCGTCGGTCCAGGCACGGGCCACCACCCGGGCGCCGTTCGCCGGGGCGGAGGAGGCGAGGAAGGCGTCGATGGCCTCGTCCACCCGCTCTCCGGTGATCAGGCCCTTCTCCTCCAGCAGGGTTTCGAGGCGCCGTACCCGCCGGGCGATCGTCGCGTCCAGGTGCTCACCGGTCACGGTCGGGGTCCTCCTCCAAGTAGCTTTCCCACAGGTCCAGTACGACGTGGTGGTCGCCCTCGCCCCACAGGTCACGGGCCGCGAAGCGGACCGCGTAGATCTGCTCGACCGGCGCGTCCCCGCGGCCCTGTGCGCTGATGTCGGCGAGCTCCGCGGGGCCCTCGGGCTCGACGACCACGCCTCGCTTGCCGCGGGCGTAGCGGGGCAGACGGGTGTGGTGCGGCGGGTCGTGGGGGAAGGTGCGGACCCGGGTGCCGGGCGGGAAGCGGTCGCCGTCAGTCATCCAACTCGCCCCGTTCCAGCACGCCCTTGGCCTCCAGCAGGGTGACGATCGCGGTGAACCAGCGCTCGTAGTACGAGGCCGCCAGGTACTCGGCGGGCGGCATCGACTCGATGGCGTCCCGGAACTCGTTGGTGTTGAACAGGCCTTGGGCGCGCAGGGTGTTGAAGAGGCCGACGACCCGGGCCTCCCAGTCCGCGTGGAAGGGTTCGGTGTCGTCGGCGGTGTCGATCGCGCCGAAGCCCTGGGTGCCGCCCACGTCGTTGATCCTCGCCATGGGGCCAGCCTACGGCCGTACGACGACGGTGGCTCGGCTACGACGGTGGCTCGGCTACGACGGTGGCTCGACTACGACAGTGGCTCGGCTAGGCCAATGGCTTGGCGTACAGGGAGAACCGGCGGGCGCCGGCCGCGCCCGACGCGAGGCCGAGGTAGAGGCCCTTCCCGGTCCGGTGGCGGACGGCGAGGCCCTCCGGCTCGCGGTGGGTGAGGGAGCGGCCGGCCTGAGTGCGCATGCGCTGGAGCAGTTCGCCGGTGGTGAGGTCGACGCAGGAGAGGTGGGCGTTGCCGAACTTGGCGGCCGGGTTGGTTTTGGGGTCGTAGGCGGTGCCGGCGAGTTGGTAGAGGTGGTCGCCGTGCAGGGCGTACCCCTGGAAGGGGATCTTGGGGTCGGGGTGCGGGGCGGGCTGGGCGATGTCGGTGATGGGGTCGTCGTACGCGCGGTGGACGAAGGCGTCGAGGTCCCAGACCCGGTAGCGGGGCTTGCCCTTGATGCGGTAGCGGACGGCTATGCGCTTGCTCGCCATGCAGACCGTGGGCTGGTTGTTGGTCGAACCCGGTATCGGCTTGCGGGTGTTGACGTCCGCGACGGTGCGGGTGGCGCCCGCGGCGAACTGGAAGCGGGTGACGGACTGGCCGTAGCCGCGCTTCGCCTCGCTCTCGGTCCAGATCCACACCTTGCCGTCGGCGGCGTTCTGCACACCCATGCTGACGCCGTGCCCGAAGCCCTGGAGGTGCATGTGGCCGAGCAACGTGCCGTCGTACTCGAGCTTGTTGAGGCAGAGGTTGCCGGCGCCGATGCCGCCGCGGCGGACCTGGAGGACGTACAGGTGCTGGTGGACCTCGTCGAAGGCGAAGGACTGGAGGACCGTGCCCTCGTGCAGGGCCTTCTCCTTCAGCCGGCGCTTCGCCGGTACGTCGAGGTCGACGCGGTCGGTCACGGTGGTGCTCCCCGGGTGCCACGGACGCCCTGACGGCATCCACAGGACCAGAGAGTGTCAACTCCCGTTCACCGGTTTCAAGATGATGCGAAAGCGCTTGTGGATTCACGGCACTTTCACAGGTTGCAGCGGCGTCACAGGTTGTCGCGG includes:
- a CDS encoding RDD family protein, whose product is MSSEPPPGSGQQPPEDDPFRKQPPPSGDSGSPYGSQPPPYGGDPYGGGSPYGGGGYPADPLAGMPPLADSGRRTLARIIDMILVGIVVALLTWGFGVNEYDVNADKVEYGKSFAQSLVAALLYIGYDTFMITKSGQTLGKKWLKMRVANLENGSTPSVQTVLVRSLVLWIPFAFCCACVWTAISGGWSFFDKPYKQGLHDKAAKTVVVSTG
- a CDS encoding RDD family protein — translated: MSAPTPAPGDDRPREGYYPDPSIPGYVRYWNGAAWVPGTSRPAPTDGTPPTPPGSGTGSGTGGAVPPVEETGPHFFDEDPRPQASPSDAQHGSRPEPASAWGADRGHQSGFGGDQDRRVSWGAPTGPDPRVPSETSSTDGTATIPPAQDASDVPSGNTFVFRRPTTGQQGDSGQGGAGASGGPAFGAATPGVPGPGGPVGDEGTMTFRAVPPRTAQQGGAQGGSTGGAHGAGPTAGTFGTPGPSGTGGPAFTGPGASTSGAPASGGPGASASGTPGSSGSGGPAFTGPGASTSGASASGGPGAPASGTPAFTGPGISASGAPAPNTPGFGAGKAAAERAAASQAQAGAAAQAPASAAPTALSGPQQPTPAAGAAAPAAPSVPQQPTPASAPMSSGPGGGQPSWAQQVHRLAGASGEDQPVVPWKPPVDDIFQAAARRQASARPAGLGKRLAARLLDTVVVLGVTAVAAVPLGTKALDHVDEKIDAAKLSGETVTVWLLDGTTSTYLGVILAVLLLFGVLYEALPTAKWGRTLGKKLLGLEVRDIEGGEPPSFGAALRRWLVYSVPGLLAIGVVGVVWGLFDKPWRQCWHDKAAHTFVAG
- a CDS encoding SsgA family sporulation/cell division regulator, with the translated sequence MHYTVVERELELKLILSPERSIPVPARLSYRTDDPYAVHVTFHINSDHPVNWTFSRELLVEGVFRPCGHGDVRVWPTKAEGRSVVLMALSSPDGDALLEAPSAQVSAWLERTLRVVPPGTEGEQLGIDDALDQLLAQ
- a CDS encoding FAD-binding oxidoreductase, yielding MIMSRIEAPRDEVTGNLVDRLLAGLPAEAVLTDPDVTASYANDMASFCPAGAPAVVVLPRTVEQVQHVMRVATELRVPVVPQGARTGLSGGANATDDCIVLSLTRMDRILEIDPVERIAVVEPGVINATLSRAVNEHGLYYPPDPSSWEMCTIGGNIGTASGGLCCVKYGVTAEYVLGLDVVLADGRLMSTGKRTAKGVAGYDLTRLFVGSEGSLGIVVKAILALRPQPPQQLVLAAEFASAAAACDAVCRIMAGGHVPSLLELMDRTTVKAVNAIAHMGLPETTEALLLAAFDTPDPAADLAAVGALCEAAGATQVVPADDAAESELLLQARRLSLTALEAVKGTTMIDDVCVPRSRLADMLEGVERIAGKYDLTIGVCAHAGDGNTHPTVCFDAADPDESRRARESFDEIMALGLELGGTITGEHGVGVLKKEWLARELGPVGVEMQRQIKQVFDPLGLLNPGKLF
- a CDS encoding tetratricopeptide repeat protein — its product is MENQEEARRGGRVGRWGLVAALAGCLVLGGTLMVVPVQRTGPRAAVPPAPGAQALTAVSAGVPAALPDLAVLIGERETHLRRNPRDAESWALLGAAYVEQGRRTAQSAYYPKADRALRTSLRVERSAAAYDGMAALANARRDFRAARTWGEAARKLDAKRWTTYPLLIDAYTGLGDWKAAGRALERLQELRGGPAVMARAGAVYRDRGWREDAMAQLSDAAAGAKAPAERAAYLERVGQLAWERGEREVALRNFREAVRFDPDLRAAQAGQGRALAALGRTSEALSAYRLALTNQPSPQYALELGELYESLGLRQAARAQYDLLRARVRSAAAGGADEELVLGVFEADHGDPASAVRRLRAEWRRQPGIAVADALGWALHRAGEDEEALRYAVRATDKVHGGGVRSALYAFHRGMIERELEQQGPARRHLQEALRINPYFSPLHVRAAREALTELGAEPSSEVPESVTGQPCRSARCA
- the nthA gene encoding nitrile hydratase subunit alpha produces the protein MTGEHLDATIARRVRRLETLLEEKGLITGERVDEAIDAFLASSAPANGARVVARAWTDEAFRSRLLADGTAAVRELGYMEGSYQRLRVVENTADTHNVVVCTLCSCYPLRLLGPSPSWYKSEAYRSRVVREPRSVLREFGLELPDTVAVTVWDSSAESRYMVLPRRPEGTEGLAEEELAALVTRNALIGTAAL
- a CDS encoding SH3-like domain-containing protein, translated to MTDGDRFPPGTRVRTFPHDPPHHTRLPRYARGKRGVVVEPEGPAELADISAQGRGDAPVEQIYAVRFAARDLWGEGDHHVVLDLWESYLEEDPDRDR
- a CDS encoding SH3-like domain-containing protein → MARINDVGGTQGFGAIDTADDTEPFHADWEARVVGLFNTLRAQGLFNTNEFRDAIESMPPAEYLAASYYERWFTAIVTLLEAKGVLERGELDD
- a CDS encoding Teichoic acid biosynthesis protein C (Precursor) — encoded protein: MTDRVDLDVPAKRRLKEKALHEGTVLQSFAFDEVHQHLYVLQVRRGGIGAGNLCLNKLEYDGTLLGHMHLQGFGHGVSMGVQNAADGKVWIWTESEAKRGYGQSVTRFQFAAGATRTVADVNTRKPIPGSTNNQPTVCMASKRIAVRYRIKGKPRYRVWDLDAFVHRAYDDPITDIAQPAPHPDPKIPFQGYALHGDHLYQLAGTAYDPKTNPAAKFGNAHLSCVDLTTGELLQRMRTQAGRSLTHREPEGLAVRHRTGKGLYLGLASGAAGARRFSLYAKPLA